A genomic region of Dickeya solani IPO 2222 contains the following coding sequences:
- the mraZ gene encoding division/cell wall cluster transcriptional repressor MraZ yields the protein MFRGATLVNLDSKGRLAVPTRYRDLLNEEAQGQMVCTIDLHQPCLLLYLLPEWEIIEQKLSRLSSMNPAERRVQRLLLGHASECQMDNAGRILIASTLRQHAGLTKEVMLVGQFNKFELWDEQTWYRQVKEDIDAEQSTQEPLSERLQDLSL from the coding sequence ATGTTTCGTGGGGCGACACTGGTCAACCTCGACAGTAAAGGACGGCTTGCCGTTCCCACCCGTTACCGGGACTTACTGAACGAGGAAGCGCAAGGGCAAATGGTTTGCACCATTGACCTTCATCAGCCCTGCCTGCTGCTTTACCTGCTACCCGAATGGGAAATTATCGAACAGAAACTTTCTCGCCTGTCGAGTATGAACCCTGCTGAACGCCGTGTTCAGCGTTTGCTACTCGGGCATGCCAGCGAATGCCAGATGGATAACGCCGGAAGAATCCTGATTGCCTCTACGCTGCGGCAGCATGCGGGTCTTACCAAAGAAGTGATGCTGGTCGGCCAGTTCAACAAGTTTGAACTGTGGGATGAACAGACCTGGTATCGACAAGTCAAGGAAGATATTGACGCTGAGCAGTCCACTCAGGAGCCCTTATCTGAGCGGCTGCAGGACTTATCACTATAG
- a CDS encoding L-alanine exporter AlaE, producing the protein MLSPISRVRGIVADTVAMVVYCFLTGMAIEILLSGMTFQQSLSSRLLSIPVNIVIAWPYGLYRDRIVALALRLNADSRWGKNMADLFAYVSFQSPVYAAILLTIGAEPSQILKAVASNAVISMFMGVAYGYFLEYCRRLFRVGVPSRPQIASH; encoded by the coding sequence ATGCTTTCCCCCATTTCCCGCGTGCGTGGCATCGTTGCCGATACCGTTGCCATGGTGGTGTATTGCTTCCTGACCGGTATGGCGATCGAAATCCTGCTGTCCGGCATGACCTTCCAGCAGTCGCTCTCTTCCCGACTGCTGTCGATTCCAGTCAATATCGTCATTGCCTGGCCCTACGGCCTTTACCGCGATCGTATCGTCGCCCTGGCGTTACGCCTGAACGCGGATTCACGCTGGGGAAAAAATATGGCGGACCTGTTTGCCTATGTCAGTTTTCAGTCGCCGGTTTATGCCGCCATTCTGCTGACGATTGGCGCCGAGCCATCGCAAATCCTGAAAGCGGTTGCCAGCAACGCGGTAATTTCCATGTTCATGGGGGTGGCGTACGGTTATTTTCTGGAATATTGCCGCCGCCTGTTTCGGGTCGGCGTTCCTTCCCGTCCGCAAATTGCCAGCCATTAA
- the cra gene encoding catabolite repressor/activator: MKLDEIARLAGVSRTTASYVINGKAKQYRVSDKTVEKVMAVVREHNYHPNAVAAGLRAGRTRSIGLVIPDLENTSYTRIANYLERQARQRGYQLLIACSEDQPDNEMRCIEHLLQRQVDAIIVSTALPPEHPFYQRWANDPLPVIALDRALDREHFTSVVGADMEDAEMLAQELRKVPAESVMYLGALPELSVSFLREQGFRRAWAEDPRQVNYIYANSYERSAAAAVFEEYLKTNPMPQALFTTSFPLLQGVMDVTLRQSGRLPNNLAIATFGDNELLDFLECQVLAVAQRHREVAERVLELVLASLDEPRKPKPGLYRIRRNLYRRGFLSRL; encoded by the coding sequence GTGAAACTGGATGAAATCGCGCGTCTTGCTGGGGTTTCGCGTACAACGGCCAGTTACGTTATTAATGGCAAGGCGAAGCAATATCGTGTCAGCGATAAGACCGTTGAGAAAGTGATGGCGGTGGTCAGGGAGCACAACTACCATCCGAACGCCGTCGCAGCCGGCTTGCGTGCCGGACGCACCCGCTCCATCGGGTTGGTCATTCCGGACCTGGAAAACACCAGTTATACCCGTATCGCCAATTATCTGGAGCGTCAGGCTCGTCAGCGCGGCTATCAATTGCTGATCGCCTGTTCTGAAGATCAACCCGATAACGAGATGCGCTGCATCGAGCATCTGCTGCAGCGTCAGGTGGATGCGATTATCGTCTCGACGGCGCTGCCGCCGGAACATCCGTTTTACCAGCGTTGGGCCAATGATCCGCTGCCGGTGATCGCGCTCGATCGGGCGTTGGATCGCGAGCATTTCACCAGCGTGGTCGGGGCGGACATGGAAGACGCGGAGATGCTGGCGCAGGAGCTGCGCAAGGTGCCGGCGGAATCGGTGATGTACCTCGGCGCGCTGCCGGAGTTATCGGTCAGTTTCCTGCGCGAGCAGGGATTCCGACGCGCCTGGGCGGAAGATCCACGTCAGGTGAATTATATCTACGCCAACAGCTATGAACGCAGCGCGGCAGCGGCGGTGTTTGAGGAATACCTGAAAACCAATCCGATGCCGCAGGCGTTGTTTACGACCTCGTTCCCACTGTTGCAGGGGGTGATGGACGTGACGCTCAGGCAGAGCGGCCGCTTGCCGAACAATCTGGCCATCGCCACATTCGGTGATAATGAATTGCTGGATTTCCTGGAATGCCAGGTGCTGGCGGTAGCGCAGCGTCATCGTGAGGTGGCGGAGCGGGTGCTGGAGCTGGTGCTGGCGAGTCTGGATGAGCCGCGTAAACCGAAACCGGGTTTATACCGTATTCGTCGTAATCTCTATCGCCGTGGTTTTCTGAGCCGTCTATGA
- the ilvN gene encoding acetolactate synthase small subunit has protein sequence MRRILSVLLENESGALSRVIGLFSQRGYNIESLTVAPTDDPTLSRMTIQTVGDEKVLEQIEKQLHKLVDVLRVSELGQGAHVERELMLVKLQATGYGREEVKRSAEIFRGQIVDVTASLYTVQLAGTSEKLDAFLNSVREVAEIVEVARSGIVGVSRGDRVMR, from the coding sequence ATGCGTCGTATTTTGTCGGTATTGCTGGAGAACGAATCGGGTGCTCTGTCGCGCGTGATTGGCCTGTTTTCTCAACGTGGTTACAACATTGAAAGTCTGACCGTTGCCCCGACGGACGACCCAACCCTGTCGCGGATGACCATCCAGACGGTGGGTGACGAGAAAGTGCTGGAACAGATTGAAAAGCAGCTGCACAAGCTGGTGGACGTGTTGCGGGTCAGCGAGCTGGGACAAGGTGCTCATGTTGAACGCGAGCTGATGCTGGTCAAATTGCAGGCTACCGGTTACGGCCGTGAGGAGGTCAAGCGCAGCGCGGAAATCTTCCGCGGGCAGATCGTCGATGTCACCGCATCGCTGTATACCGTTCAGCTGGCGGGCACCAGCGAGAAGCTGGACGCGTTTCTCAACAGCGTGCGTGAAGTGGCTGAAATTGTTGAAGTAGCGCGCTCCGGTATCGTGGGCGTATCGCGCGGCGATCGCGTCATGCGCTGA
- the ilvI gene encoding acetolactate synthase 3 large subunit — MEMLSGAEMVIRSLIDQGVKHVFGYPGGAVLDIYDALHTVGGIEHILVRHEQGAVHMADGYARATGEVGVVLVTSGPGATNAITGIATAYMDSIPLVVISGQVATSLIGYDAFQECDMVGISRPVVKHSYLVKQTEDIPTVLKKAFYLASTGRPGPVVVDLPKDILSPAKKLPYAYPDQVSLRSYNPTVQGHKGQIKRALQTLLAAERPVIYSGGGVINANCHQELRELAEKLNLPVASSLMGLGGFPGTHRQSLGMLGMHGTYEANMAMHNADVIFAVGVRFDDRTTNNLTKYCPNATILHIDIDPASISKTVAADIPIVGDARQVLSLMLELLAQGETQQQFDAMRDWWLRIEQWRARQCLKYNTDGDAIKPQAVIETLHRLTEGKAYVASDVGQHQMFAALYYPFDLPRRWVNSGGLGTMGFGLPAALGIKLALPQETVICVTGDGSIQMNIQELSTALQYDLPIVVVSLNNRFLGMVKQWQDMIYSGRHSSSYMESLPDFVKLAEAYGHVGITIDTPDELEPKLKAALEQKNRLVFVDVQVDSSEHVYPMQIRGGGMDEMWLSKTERT; from the coding sequence ATGGAGATGTTGTCAGGCGCCGAGATGGTGATTCGATCGCTGATCGATCAGGGCGTAAAACATGTGTTCGGCTATCCGGGCGGCGCGGTGCTGGATATTTATGATGCGCTGCACACCGTCGGCGGTATAGAACACATTCTGGTGCGCCACGAGCAGGGCGCGGTACATATGGCCGACGGCTACGCCAGAGCGACTGGCGAAGTGGGTGTGGTGCTGGTGACCTCTGGTCCGGGCGCCACCAACGCCATTACCGGCATCGCCACGGCGTATATGGATTCCATTCCGCTGGTAGTGATTTCCGGTCAGGTCGCCACCTCGCTGATTGGCTATGACGCCTTTCAGGAATGCGACATGGTGGGGATTTCCCGTCCGGTGGTGAAGCACAGCTATCTGGTCAAACAGACCGAAGACATTCCCACCGTGCTGAAAAAAGCCTTCTATCTCGCCTCTACCGGCCGCCCCGGTCCGGTGGTGGTGGATTTGCCGAAAGACATTCTCAGCCCGGCCAAAAAACTGCCTTATGCCTATCCCGATCAGGTCAGCCTGCGCTCCTACAATCCGACGGTGCAGGGACACAAAGGCCAAATCAAACGCGCGCTGCAGACGTTGCTGGCCGCCGAACGTCCGGTGATTTACAGCGGCGGCGGCGTGATCAACGCCAATTGTCATCAGGAACTGCGTGAACTGGCGGAAAAACTCAACCTGCCGGTGGCCAGTTCGCTGATGGGGCTGGGCGGTTTTCCGGGCACGCATCGCCAGAGTCTGGGCATGCTCGGTATGCACGGCACCTACGAAGCCAATATGGCGATGCACAACGCCGATGTGATTTTTGCCGTCGGGGTGCGGTTTGACGACCGAACCACCAATAACCTCACCAAGTACTGTCCGAACGCTACCATTCTGCATATCGATATCGACCCGGCGTCCATTTCCAAAACCGTGGCGGCGGATATCCCGATCGTCGGCGATGCCCGTCAGGTGCTCAGCCTGATGCTGGAACTGCTGGCGCAAGGGGAAACGCAGCAGCAGTTCGACGCGATGCGCGACTGGTGGCTGCGCATCGAACAGTGGCGCGCGCGTCAGTGCCTGAAATACAACACCGACGGCGACGCCATCAAGCCGCAGGCGGTGATCGAAACCCTGCATCGTCTGACGGAAGGCAAGGCTTACGTGGCATCCGACGTGGGGCAGCACCAGATGTTCGCCGCGCTGTACTACCCGTTTGATTTGCCGCGCCGCTGGGTCAACTCCGGCGGTCTGGGCACCATGGGCTTCGGCCTGCCTGCTGCGCTCGGCATCAAACTGGCGTTACCGCAGGAAACGGTCATCTGCGTCACCGGCGACGGCAGTATCCAGATGAATATTCAGGAATTGTCTACCGCGTTGCAGTATGACCTGCCGATTGTGGTGGTCAGCCTCAATAACCGTTTCCTCGGCATGGTGAAACAGTGGCAGGACATGATCTACTCCGGCCGTCACTCCAGTTCCTACATGGAATCCCTGCCGGATTTCGTCAAGCTGGCGGAGGCTTACGGTCACGTCGGCATCACCATCGATACTCCGGATGAGCTGGAACCGAAGCTGAAAGCGGCGCTGGAACAGAAAAATCGTCTGGTGTTTGTGGATGTACAGGTGGACAGCAGCGAGCACGTCTATCCGATGCAGATCCGCGGCGGCGGGATGGATGAGATGTGGTTAAGCAAAACGGAGAGGACCTGA
- a CDS encoding AMP-dependent synthetase/ligase, which translates to MKTNSLSHYHLVHRIQQQIAQRPDALAFREWAPEQEQQLDWHQVGERIRRIACGLLGLGVDVQERVAIFSDNAITWSLADLALLHLRAITVPLYATSAAAQAAFILNDADIRTVFVGGQVQFDLLMSLRDSCPQLRTIILLDEQIRRRGCDIAVSLQEFEEQAELLVWEPVLRQRVADRDLSDLFTLIYTSGTTGEPKGVMLDYANMATQLVLHDGRLQTNEQDVSLCFLPLSHVFERAWSFLIMHRGAQNVYLRDTNQVREAMAAVRPTVMCAVPRFYEKVFSAIHEKVAQAPWHRRTLFHWGLAQGNKRCLHRQAGKRAGLWNALTYRLADRLVLSRLRQLLGGKVRFLPAAGARLDDNIIAFFQAMGVRIVYGYGLTETCATVSCWEADHYRLGSVGTPLPGIDVRIGEQNEIEVRGATVMRGYYRRPQETEAAFTPDGWFKTGDVGEVDANGNLFITERLKDLMKTSGGKYIAPQHLEGALGQDRFIEQVAVIADARKYVSALIVPCFEALEEYARSINLGYQDRLELLRHSHILSLFEQRLRDVQKEFARFEQVKKFTLLPAPFSQEEGELTPTLKLRRKVIHQRYQLEIESMYAD; encoded by the coding sequence ATGAAGACGAATTCACTCTCGCATTACCATCTGGTTCACCGCATTCAGCAGCAGATTGCTCAGCGCCCTGACGCGCTGGCGTTTCGCGAGTGGGCGCCCGAACAGGAACAACAACTCGACTGGCATCAGGTGGGCGAGCGTATCCGCCGCATCGCCTGCGGCCTGCTGGGGCTGGGCGTTGATGTCCAGGAACGGGTGGCGATCTTTTCCGACAACGCCATCACCTGGTCGTTGGCGGATCTGGCGCTGCTGCACCTGCGGGCGATTACCGTACCGCTCTATGCCACCAGCGCGGCGGCGCAGGCGGCGTTCATTCTGAATGACGCGGATATCCGTACCGTTTTTGTCGGCGGACAGGTGCAGTTTGATCTGCTGATGTCGCTGCGCGACAGCTGTCCGCAACTGCGCACCATTATTCTGCTGGATGAGCAAATTCGTCGTCGTGGTTGTGATATCGCGGTATCGCTACAGGAATTTGAAGAACAGGCAGAATTGTTGGTGTGGGAACCGGTGCTGCGGCAACGGGTGGCCGATCGGGATTTGAGCGATCTGTTCACGTTGATCTACACCTCCGGCACCACCGGCGAGCCTAAAGGGGTGATGCTGGATTACGCCAATATGGCGACCCAACTGGTGCTGCATGATGGGCGGCTGCAGACGAACGAACAGGACGTATCGCTGTGCTTTCTGCCGTTGTCGCACGTTTTCGAGCGCGCCTGGAGCTTTCTTATCATGCACCGCGGCGCGCAGAACGTGTACCTGCGCGACACCAATCAGGTGCGTGAGGCGATGGCGGCGGTCCGCCCTACCGTGATGTGCGCAGTGCCGCGTTTCTACGAGAAAGTGTTCAGCGCCATTCATGAAAAGGTGGCGCAGGCACCGTGGCACCGGCGCACATTGTTTCACTGGGGGCTCGCACAAGGCAATAAACGGTGTTTACATCGACAGGCCGGGAAACGCGCTGGCCTGTGGAATGCATTGACGTATCGTCTTGCCGATCGGCTGGTGCTGTCGCGCCTGCGCCAATTGCTGGGAGGAAAGGTGCGTTTTCTGCCGGCGGCGGGCGCGCGTCTGGATGACAATATTATCGCCTTCTTCCAGGCAATGGGGGTTCGCATCGTTTATGGCTACGGCCTGACCGAAACCTGCGCCACCGTGTCCTGTTGGGAGGCCGATCACTATCGGCTGGGGTCGGTCGGGACACCGTTGCCGGGTATCGATGTGCGCATTGGCGAACAAAATGAAATTGAGGTGCGCGGCGCTACCGTGATGCGCGGCTACTATCGCCGCCCGCAAGAGACGGAGGCCGCCTTTACGCCGGATGGCTGGTTCAAAACCGGTGATGTGGGCGAAGTGGACGCCAACGGCAACCTGTTCATCACTGAACGCCTTAAGGACCTGATGAAAACCTCGGGCGGCAAATACATTGCGCCGCAGCATCTGGAAGGCGCGCTGGGGCAGGACCGCTTTATTGAGCAGGTCGCGGTGATCGCCGACGCCCGCAAATATGTCTCCGCGTTGATCGTTCCCTGCTTTGAGGCGCTGGAAGAGTATGCTCGCTCGATCAATCTGGGGTATCAGGATCGGTTGGAGTTACTGCGCCACAGCCATATTCTGTCGCTGTTTGAACAGCGGTTACGCGATGTGCAAAAAGAGTTCGCCCGCTTCGAGCAGGTGAAGAAATTCACCCTGTTACCAGCGCCGTTCAGCCAGGAGGAAGGCGAATTGACCCCGACATTAAAACTCCGCCGGAAGGTCATTCATCAGCGTTATCAGCTGGAAATCGAATCCATGTACGCCGACTAG
- the leuA gene encoding 2-isopropylmalate synthase, whose protein sequence is MNQQVIIFDTTLRDGEQALQASLSVKDKLQIALALERMGVNVMEVGFPVSSPGDFESVQTIARNIKNSRVCALARCVEKDIDVAAESLRVADAFRIHTFIATSPMHIATKLRSTLDEVIERATYMIKRARNYTDDVEFSCEDAGRTPIEDLSRVVEAAINAGARTINIPDTVGYTMPHEFGNIIASLYQRVPNIDKAIISVHTHDDLGLAVGNAMAAVHAGARQVEGTLNGIGERAGNCSLEEVIMAIKVRSQLMNLHTSINHQEIYRTSQIVSQICNMPIPANKAVVGSNAFAHSSGIHQDGVLKNRENYEIMTPESIGLKEVQLNLTSRSGRAAVKHRMEEMGYKEGDYNLDTLYADFLKLADKKGQVFDYDLEALAFINTQQESSEFYRLDYFSVQSGSSVLATASVKLSCGEETLSEAATGNGPVDAVYQAINRITGYPITLVKYQLSAKGQGKEALGQVDIVVEYQGRRFHGVGLATDIVESSANAMVNVLNNIKRAQLVEKEVQRLQQHNKHNSQETV, encoded by the coding sequence ATGAACCAACAAGTTATTATTTTCGATACGACGTTGCGTGACGGTGAGCAAGCGCTGCAGGCCAGCCTGAGTGTGAAGGACAAACTCCAGATCGCGCTGGCGCTGGAAAGGATGGGCGTCAATGTCATGGAAGTGGGGTTTCCGGTGTCATCCCCCGGCGATTTCGAATCCGTACAGACCATCGCCCGTAATATCAAGAATAGCCGCGTCTGCGCCCTCGCCCGCTGCGTCGAGAAAGACATCGATGTCGCCGCCGAATCATTGCGCGTCGCCGATGCATTCCGCATCCACACCTTTATCGCCACCTCGCCGATGCATATCGCCACCAAGTTGCGCAGCACGCTGGATGAGGTGATTGAACGGGCGACCTATATGATCAAACGCGCCCGCAACTACACCGACGACGTGGAATTCTCCTGCGAAGACGCCGGACGCACCCCGATCGAAGACCTGAGCCGGGTCGTGGAAGCCGCGATCAACGCCGGCGCCCGCACCATCAACATCCCGGACACCGTCGGTTACACGATGCCCCACGAATTCGGCAACATCATCGCCTCACTGTATCAGCGCGTTCCCAACATCGATAAAGCCATTATTTCCGTGCACACCCACGACGACCTCGGTCTGGCGGTAGGCAACGCCATGGCGGCGGTACACGCCGGCGCGCGTCAGGTGGAAGGCACGCTGAACGGTATCGGCGAACGCGCCGGCAACTGCTCGCTGGAAGAAGTGATCATGGCTATCAAAGTGCGCAGCCAATTGATGAACCTGCATACCAGCATCAATCATCAGGAAATCTACCGCACCAGCCAGATCGTCAGCCAGATCTGCAACATGCCGATCCCGGCCAACAAGGCAGTGGTTGGCTCCAACGCTTTCGCCCACTCCTCCGGCATCCATCAGGACGGCGTGCTGAAGAACCGCGAAAACTATGAAATCATGACGCCGGAATCCATTGGCCTGAAAGAAGTGCAGTTGAACCTGACTTCCCGTTCCGGCCGCGCCGCGGTCAAACATCGTATGGAAGAGATGGGTTATAAAGAAGGCGACTACAATCTGGATACCCTGTACGCCGACTTCCTCAAACTGGCCGACAAAAAAGGTCAGGTGTTCGACTATGACCTGGAAGCGCTGGCGTTCATCAATACCCAGCAGGAAAGCTCCGAGTTCTACCGTCTGGACTACTTCAGCGTTCAGTCCGGCTCCAGCGTGCTGGCGACCGCATCCGTCAAATTGTCATGCGGCGAAGAGACACTGTCCGAAGCCGCCACCGGCAACGGCCCGGTAGACGCCGTGTATCAAGCCATCAACCGCATTACCGGCTACCCGATTACGCTGGTCAAATACCAGTTGTCCGCCAAAGGACAGGGTAAGGAAGCGCTCGGTCAGGTGGACATCGTGGTGGAATATCAGGGACGTCGTTTTCACGGCGTGGGTCTGGCGACGGATATCGTGGAATCCTCCGCCAACGCGATGGTTAACGTATTAAACAACATCAAGCGTGCGCAACTGGTCGAAAAAGAAGTGCAGCGCTTGCAGCAACACAACAAACACAACAGTCAGGAAACAGTGTGA
- the leuB gene encoding 3-isopropylmalate dehydrogenase, translating into MSKSYHIAVLPGDGIGPEVMAQAYKVLDAVRQRFGLRITTSEYDVGGIAIDRQGTPLPQGTIEGCEQADAILFGSVGGPKWEHLPPAEQPERGALLPLRKHFRLFSNLRPARLYQGLEAFCPLRSDIAANGFDILCVRELTGGIYFGQPKGREGSGMYERAFDTEVYHRFEIERIARIAFESARKRRSIVTSIDKANVLQSSILWREIVSEIARDYPDVRLNHLYIDNATMQLIKDPSQFDVLLCSNLFGDILSDECAMITGSMGMLPSASLNEQGFGLYEPAGGSAPDIAGKNIANPIAQILSAALLLRYSLGADDAAIAIEQAVNQALAEGYRTGDLVSDGNAITTDEMGDAIARFVAEGA; encoded by the coding sequence ATGAGCAAGAGTTACCATATCGCCGTCTTACCCGGTGACGGCATCGGCCCGGAAGTCATGGCTCAGGCGTATAAAGTATTGGATGCGGTTCGCCAGCGTTTTGGTCTGCGCATCACCACCAGCGAATACGACGTAGGCGGCATCGCCATCGACCGTCAGGGCACGCCGCTGCCGCAAGGCACGATTGAAGGCTGCGAGCAGGCGGACGCCATTCTGTTCGGTTCGGTCGGCGGCCCGAAATGGGAACACCTGCCGCCGGCGGAACAGCCGGAGCGTGGCGCGCTGCTGCCGCTGCGTAAACACTTCCGCCTGTTCAGCAACCTGCGCCCGGCGCGCCTGTATCAAGGGCTGGAAGCTTTCTGTCCGCTGCGCAGCGACATCGCCGCCAATGGCTTTGACATCCTGTGCGTGCGCGAGCTGACCGGCGGCATCTACTTCGGCCAGCCGAAAGGCCGCGAAGGCAGCGGCATGTACGAACGCGCCTTCGACACCGAGGTGTATCACCGTTTCGAAATCGAGCGTATTGCCCGCATCGCCTTTGAATCCGCGCGCAAACGCCGCAGCATCGTCACCTCCATCGACAAGGCCAACGTGCTGCAGAGCTCGATCCTGTGGCGTGAAATCGTCAGCGAGATCGCCCGCGACTACCCGGATGTCCGTCTGAACCATCTGTACATCGACAACGCCACCATGCAGTTGATCAAGGACCCGTCTCAGTTCGACGTGCTGCTGTGCTCCAACCTGTTCGGCGACATCCTGTCCGACGAGTGCGCGATGATCACCGGTTCGATGGGTATGCTGCCGTCCGCCAGCCTGAATGAGCAAGGTTTCGGTCTGTATGAGCCGGCAGGCGGTTCCGCGCCGGATATCGCCGGCAAGAACATCGCCAACCCGATTGCCCAGATCCTCTCCGCCGCGCTGCTGCTGCGCTACAGCCTGGGGGCCGATGACGCCGCCATCGCCATTGAGCAGGCAGTCAATCAGGCGCTGGCGGAAGGTTATCGTACCGGCGATCTGGTCAGCGACGGCAACGCCATCACCACCGATGAAATGGGCGATGCCATCGCCCGGTTTGTAGCAGAAGGGGCCTAA
- the leuC gene encoding 3-isopropylmalate dehydratase large subunit: protein MGKTLYQKLFDAHLVHEAPNETPLLYIDRHLVHEVTSPQAFDGLRAMGRKVRQPGKTFATMDHNVSTQTRDINASGEMARIQMQELIKNCAEFGVQLYDLNHPFQGIVHVIGPEQGMTLPGMTIVCGDSHTATHGAFGSLAFGIGTSEVEHVLATQTLKQGRAKTMKIEVAGDAASGITAKDIVLAIIGKTGSAGGTGHVVEFTGKAIEALSMEGRMTLCNMAIEMGAKAGLVAPDDTTFAYLEGRQFAPAGSDWDAAVAYWRTLRSDADAHYDAVVTLNAADIAPQVTWGTNPGQVIAVDQIIPAPESFSDPVERASAEKALAYMGLQPGVKLTEVAIDKVFIGSCTNSRIEDLRAAAAIAKGRKVAAGVQAYVVPGSGPVKAQAEEEGLDKIFLDAGFEWRLPGCSMCLAMNNDRLNPGERCASTSNRNFEGRQGRGGRTHLVSPAMAAAAAITGRFADIRELN from the coding sequence ATGGGTAAGACCTTATATCAGAAGCTGTTCGACGCGCACCTGGTGCACGAAGCGCCGAATGAAACCCCGTTGCTGTATATCGACCGTCATCTGGTGCATGAAGTGACGTCGCCGCAGGCGTTCGACGGCCTGCGCGCCATGGGCCGCAAAGTCCGCCAGCCGGGCAAGACCTTCGCCACCATGGACCATAACGTGTCCACCCAGACCCGCGACATCAACGCCAGCGGCGAGATGGCCCGCATCCAGATGCAGGAATTGATCAAGAACTGCGCCGAGTTCGGCGTGCAGCTGTATGACCTGAACCACCCGTTTCAGGGCATCGTGCATGTTATCGGACCGGAACAGGGCATGACGCTGCCGGGGATGACCATCGTCTGCGGCGACTCCCACACCGCCACCCACGGCGCGTTCGGCTCGCTGGCGTTCGGCATCGGCACCTCGGAAGTAGAGCATGTGCTGGCGACCCAGACCCTGAAACAGGGCCGCGCCAAAACCATGAAAATCGAGGTTGCCGGCGACGCCGCTTCCGGCATCACCGCCAAAGACATCGTGCTGGCGATCATCGGTAAAACCGGCAGCGCCGGCGGTACCGGCCATGTGGTGGAATTCACCGGCAAAGCGATTGAAGCGCTGAGCATGGAAGGCCGCATGACCCTGTGCAACATGGCGATCGAAATGGGCGCCAAAGCCGGTCTGGTCGCGCCGGACGACACCACCTTCGCTTACCTGGAAGGCCGCCAGTTCGCGCCCGCCGGCAGCGACTGGGACGCCGCGGTAGCCTACTGGCGAACCCTGCGTTCCGATGCCGATGCCCACTACGACGCGGTAGTGACGCTGAACGCCGCCGATATCGCCCCGCAGGTGACCTGGGGCACCAACCCCGGTCAGGTGATCGCCGTCGATCAAATCATCCCGGCGCCGGAATCTTTCAGCGACCCGGTAGAGCGCGCCTCAGCGGAAAAAGCATTGGCCTACATGGGTCTGCAACCGGGCGTGAAGCTGACGGAAGTTGCGATCGACAAAGTGTTCATCGGCTCCTGCACCAACTCCCGTATTGAAGATCTGCGCGCCGCCGCCGCCATCGCCAAAGGCCGTAAAGTGGCCGCCGGCGTTCAGGCGTATGTGGTTCCCGGCTCCGGCCCGGTTAAGGCGCAGGCGGAAGAGGAAGGTCTGGACAAAATCTTTCTGGATGCCGGCTTCGAATGGCGTCTGCCCGGCTGCTCCATGTGTCTGGCGATGAACAACGACCGCCTGAATCCGGGCGAGCGTTGCGCTTCCACCAGTAACCGCAACTTTGAAGGGCGTCAGGGCCGCGGCGGCCGTACCCATCTGGTCAGCCCGGCCATGGCGGCGGCGGCGGCGATTACCGGTCGTTTCGCAGACATTCGAGAACTGAATTAA
- the leuD gene encoding 3-isopropylmalate dehydratase small subunit — MAKFTQHTGLVVPLDAANVDTDAIIPKQFLQKVTRTGFGQHLFHDWRFLDDAGQQPNPDFVLNQPRYKGASILLARENFGCGSSREHAPWALTDYGFKVVIAPSFADIFYGNSFNNQLLPVKLSESDIDDLFKLVASHEGITFMVDLEAQQVKAGDNIYSFEIDNFRRHCMINGLDSIGLTLQHDAAIARYEQQQPAFLR, encoded by the coding sequence ATGGCTAAATTTACCCAACATACTGGTTTGGTGGTGCCGCTGGATGCCGCCAACGTCGATACCGATGCCATTATCCCGAAGCAGTTTCTGCAAAAGGTGACCCGCACCGGTTTCGGCCAGCATCTGTTCCACGACTGGCGTTTTCTGGATGATGCGGGCCAGCAGCCCAACCCGGATTTCGTGCTGAACCAGCCGCGTTATAAAGGCGCCAGTATTCTGCTGGCGCGCGAAAACTTTGGCTGCGGCTCTTCACGCGAGCACGCGCCGTGGGCGCTGACCGACTATGGCTTCAAGGTGGTGATCGCACCGAGTTTTGCCGACATTTTCTACGGCAACTCGTTCAACAACCAGCTGTTGCCGGTCAAACTGAGCGAATCCGACATTGACGATCTGTTCAAGCTGGTGGCGAGCCATGAAGGCATCACCTTCATGGTGGATCTGGAAGCGCAGCAGGTGAAAGCGGGCGATAACATCTACTCGTTTGAGATAGACAACTTCCGCCGTCACTGCATGATCAACGGGTTGGACAGCATCGGTCTGACGCTGCAGCACGACGCGGCCATCGCCCGTTACGAGCAGCAACAACCCGCCTTCCTGCGTTAA